A DNA window from Rossellomorea marisflavi contains the following coding sequences:
- a CDS encoding IS3 family transposase (programmed frameshift), producing the protein MNRRTFNPDQIRQLETNPHVTSVSDCTIQYNGEFKVHAVRENLAGKRPIEIFEESGFDLLVIGKQTANEALKRWRRTYRMYGEEGLLNDRRGKSNLGGRPKQDESVERRLAKAEARIKYLTAENELPKKARSSRKRGETPSLTATERYQAINMVVQKLSSGRFVTELCTLAEVSRSGYYAWLARRDIDSLREERDYADYLLLKRVHDRHNGRLGYRGLYMEILDLSGVPMNHKRILRLMRKFGIVTKIRRQNAYRKLAKATYEHRTVPNHLNRRFNQEEPGKVLVTDITYLRIGSGQNVYLSCVKDVATREILAHHVSTSLRMELVLHTTKKLEERLQGNIHPEAMIHSDQGFHYIHPAYQARIREMGMVQSMSRRGNCLDNAPMESFFGHLKDYVDYSLASDLDEVCAMVDAYIDYYNCERRQWKLQKMTPAQYRSHLIAA; encoded by the exons ATGAACAGACGTACTTTCAATCCAGATCAAATCAGACAGCTGGAAACAAATCCTCACGTAACCTCGGTATCGGATTGTACCATCCAATACAACGGAGAGTTCAAGGTTCATGCGGTACGCGAGAACTTAGCCGGAAAACGACCAATTGAAATCTTTGAGGAGAGTGGCTTTGACTTATTGGTGATTGGTAAGCAAACGGCGAACGAAGCGTTGAAACGATGGCGCAGGACATATCGAATGTACGGGGAGGAAGGACTCCTGAATGATAGACGTGGAAAATCAAATCTTGGTGGTCGACCAAAACAAGACGAATCCGTTGAACGACGTCTTGCGAAAGCAGAAGCACGGATCAAGTATCTCACGGCGGAGAACGAACTAC CTAAAAAAGCTCGAAGCTCTCGAAAGAGAGGCGAAACACCGTCACTGACAGCAACTGAGCGATATCAGGCCATCAATATGGTCGTACAGAAATTATCATCCGGTCGGTTCGTCACAGAACTTTGTACGCTTGCCGAGGTGAGTCGCAGCGGCTATTACGCCTGGCTTGCGCGTAGAGACATTGATTCCCTTCGGGAAGAACGTGACTATGCGGATTATCTACTTCTAAAACGTGTTCACGATCGTCACAACGGGAGGCTCGGCTATCGCGGTCTTTACATGGAGATACTTGATCTTAGTGGTGTACCGATGAACCATAAACGTATCCTTCGCCTTATGCGGAAGTTCGGGATCGTGACGAAAATCCGTAGGCAGAACGCCTACCGTAAACTCGCCAAGGCGACGTATGAACATAGGACTGTGCCTAATCACCTGAACCGTCGGTTCAACCAAGAAGAGCCGGGCAAGGTTCTCGTCACAGACATCACCTATCTTCGAATCGGGTCTGGTCAAAATGTCTATCTCTCTTGTGTGAAAGACGTCGCTACACGTGAAATTCTGGCACATCATGTATCGACTAGCCTCCGTATGGAGCTCGTTCTTCATACGACGAAAAAGCTTGAAGAACGACTTCAAGGAAATATCCACCCAGAAGCCATGATACATTCCGACCAAGGATTCCATTATATACATCCTGCTTATCAGGCACGCATCCGTGAGATGGGAATGGTTCAATCTATGTCCCGTCGTGGAAACTGCCTCGACAATGCGCCGATGGAATCATTCTTTGGGCACTTGAAAGATTACGTTGATTATTCATTAGCATCTGACCTCGATGAGGTCTGCGCCATGGTCGACGCATATATTGATTATTACAATTGCGAACGCAGACAATGGAAACTCCAAAAAATGACTCCGGCACAATACCGGAGTCATCTCATAGCAGCTTAA
- a CDS encoding immunity protein YezG family protein, with amino-acid sequence MSFENELNELYKQIAQQVNDLIPIEWSDFYFNGEVKDKEGGVFFFFTPIDSNEPVYSHDIPDIYPIDESVHDEEMHKLFELTVKLQQVFIDNDQEPWFSVTLLLNALGKLNVHFDYTNWHESEFGPAARIEYFEYKYVSQNKEQLNLKLIERMKKFEEK; translated from the coding sequence ATGAGTTTTGAAAATGAACTAAATGAATTATATAAACAGATAGCTCAGCAAGTTAACGATTTAATTCCAATTGAATGGAGCGACTTTTATTTCAATGGAGAAGTGAAGGATAAAGAAGGGGGGGTATTCTTCTTTTTTACCCCTATTGACAGTAATGAACCAGTTTATTCTCATGATATCCCAGATATATATCCTATAGATGAGAGTGTCCATGATGAAGAGATGCATAAATTGTTTGAACTAACAGTTAAACTGCAACAGGTTTTTATTGATAATGACCAAGAACCTTGGTTTTCAGTGACATTATTACTTAATGCATTGGGAAAACTAAATGTACATTTTGATTATACAAATTGGCATGAAAGTGAATTTGGTCCGGCAGCTAGAATTGAATATTTTGAATATAAATATGTAAGTCAAAATAAAGAACAGCTAAATTTAAAGTTAATAGAGAGAATGAAAAAATTTGAAGAAAAGTAA
- a CDS encoding IS3 family transposase has product MKYQFIQSHSDEHKVVKMCQVLNVSTSGYYKWLNRQNETNTERQRLKNEVKQKIAQSFHESFGTYGSPRVHQDLIEWGYSISQKTVARYMQDIDLRAIPLRKYVVTTDSDHDLKVYPNLLKRNFTAPTPDTIWVADITYIRTIEGWLYLASIMDLFSRKIVGWSFGTSMKTILILRALEMAITTRNPDGNLIHHSDRGTQYCSNDYVQVLKQHGFQLSMSRKGDPYDNACIESFHATLKKEWIYRTKFKTLTEAEKSVQYYISNQYNERRKHSALGYQSPNQFERNHNHELLL; this is encoded by the coding sequence GTGAAATATCAGTTCATTCAATCTCATTCGGATGAACACAAGGTGGTGAAGATGTGCCAGGTTCTCAATGTCTCAACCAGTGGTTATTATAAGTGGCTAAACCGTCAAAACGAAACGAACACCGAAAGGCAACGCCTAAAAAACGAAGTGAAACAAAAGATAGCGCAATCCTTCCATGAAAGTTTTGGGACATACGGGAGTCCCAGGGTTCATCAGGATTTGATTGAGTGGGGATACTCTATTTCACAAAAGACTGTGGCCCGATATATGCAAGATATAGATCTTCGAGCCATCCCATTAAGAAAGTATGTCGTGACCACTGATTCGGACCATGACCTGAAGGTCTATCCTAACTTACTTAAGAGGAATTTCACGGCCCCTACACCAGATACGATATGGGTGGCGGATATCACCTATATTCGGACGATCGAAGGGTGGCTTTATCTTGCCTCCATTATGGACCTATTTTCACGAAAGATTGTCGGCTGGAGTTTCGGGACGTCCATGAAGACAATCCTTATTTTACGTGCACTCGAAATGGCAATCACAACCAGAAATCCGGATGGAAATCTTATTCACCACTCAGATCGTGGCACTCAATATTGTTCAAATGACTATGTGCAGGTACTGAAGCAACATGGTTTTCAGCTCAGTATGAGCCGAAAAGGAGATCCGTATGACAATGCCTGTATTGAATCTTTTCATGCGACACTTAAAAAGGAATGGATCTACCGTACCAAGTTCAAGACCCTCACGGAGGCGGAAAAATCAGTTCAATACTATATTTCAAACCAGTACAATGAGAGACGAAAACATTCTGCATTAGGCTACCAATCCCCTAACCAATTTGAGCGAAACCATAACCATGAACTTCTGCTTTAA
- a CDS encoding YwqI/YxiC family protein → MGTEIKIHYEEAEAALSKLRQSVDSWDTSFPKEIGGENKLEVINKLNELNAQCQKMLETYQELLLDNQQTSKQSVEDMEDTDQSLHSMISMGR, encoded by the coding sequence ATGGGTACGGAGATTAAGATTCACTATGAAGAGGCGGAAGCAGCACTGTCAAAGTTACGTCAGTCAGTCGATTCCTGGGACACATCATTTCCGAAAGAGATTGGCGGAGAGAATAAGCTTGAAGTCATCAACAAGCTGAACGAGCTCAATGCGCAATGCCAGAAAATGCTCGAGACCTACCAAGAACTCCTACTGGACAACCAGCAAACATCGAAACAATCAGTTGAAGACATGGAAGATACCGATCAAAGCCTCCATTCCATGATCTCCATGGGCCGATAA
- a CDS encoding transposase, translating into MVKHYSSEYKEYVAKMVVEDGRKATDLAFELDLHYSSVNRWVNQYRQKIDAANAPKEYITSSELEALKKQHEKQMKELQEENEILKKAMHIFSKRHM; encoded by the coding sequence ATGGTTAAACATTATTCAAGTGAGTACAAAGAATATGTAGCGAAGATGGTTGTGGAGGATGGCCGAAAAGCTACAGATCTTGCTTTTGAACTTGATCTTCATTATTCCTCTGTTAACCGATGGGTTAACCAATATAGGCAAAAAATCGATGCTGCCAACGCACCTAAGGAGTACATTACGTCCTCTGAATTGGAAGCTCTAAAAAAACAGCACGAAAAACAAATGAAGGAGCTTCAAGAGGAGAACGAAATCCTAAAAAAGGCCATGCACATCTTCTCCAAAAGGCACATGTGA
- a CDS encoding T7SS effector LXG polymorphic toxin produces the protein MKILDVDGFQKGITEIEETLSSQKKQVKQIEKTIQGVTDLEEAIKGKGGNAIRDFYRSKHLPLIEQYQTFLSDYQSVIKQMNDALQNLEPAPDGFMNEGFLENELEAGLRLAKQTTEQLTSDANNTIRSVSDIVTLPKIEDENCVQYVVKAEKEIDQSIEKLYEFDHAQTASLSSLQGQVDALEKHIMQLSPVFKKMDFNPVLLPTKEFKSKKVEDIASELSEFKINPHNPADSAAILEGGLLALTDIVIDLVDTLYYMVSDPFGFAQGMFNAVIHLDETIKYLWNDVKQSFEEEFIHGDQRSRVRFISYSGVYIAASIYGVKGTEKVGTVSKAGRISNASKKGTKQNIPYNVMNTTAIKAAAHDGIKNFFDLSKDANRQLHSSEIGKKAKEVNTYSGKINDTIGKSKNVLNSEKFSTKMEKTYQKVVSGPVSKAVNLEAYSTFEKLVMNENGSVRFTGISGDSKIGTKGTVKDSIIKEIKEIDFGKHIIKGKNGKKQLLPNAKYVTKDDYKYTTDELGRIVNVEAPELILKKADRNKYAQANVGDKDRLSDDDGGHLIGAQFNGPADIDNLVPQNSQINRRGGVWYNMETEWANALKEVPPKKVSVNIKPIYSSNSMRPDSFTIKYQIEGQRKVRLVIQNKSGG, from the coding sequence ATGAAAATACTAGACGTAGACGGCTTTCAAAAGGGAATAACAGAAATAGAGGAAACCTTATCTTCTCAGAAAAAACAGGTGAAGCAGATCGAGAAGACCATACAGGGCGTGACAGATCTAGAGGAGGCAATCAAGGGAAAAGGTGGAAACGCCATCCGGGATTTTTACCGCAGTAAGCACCTTCCCCTAATTGAACAGTATCAGACATTTCTATCCGACTACCAATCCGTCATTAAGCAAATGAATGACGCACTTCAGAACCTGGAGCCAGCACCTGATGGGTTTATGAATGAAGGATTCTTGGAAAATGAATTGGAAGCAGGTCTTCGCCTCGCGAAGCAAACAACCGAACAACTCACAAGTGATGCCAACAATACGATACGAAGTGTATCCGACATCGTCACGCTTCCAAAGATTGAGGACGAAAACTGCGTGCAATATGTGGTCAAAGCTGAGAAGGAAATCGACCAAAGCATTGAAAAGCTGTATGAGTTCGACCATGCTCAAACCGCTTCACTCTCATCACTTCAAGGGCAGGTCGATGCCTTGGAGAAACATATCATGCAGCTAAGTCCGGTTTTCAAAAAAATGGATTTCAACCCAGTTTTATTACCTACAAAGGAGTTTAAGAGTAAAAAAGTAGAAGATATTGCATCAGAGCTCAGTGAATTTAAGATCAACCCTCATAATCCAGCGGATAGTGCTGCCATTCTGGAGGGTGGTCTATTGGCACTCACTGATATCGTTATTGACCTCGTTGATACTCTTTATTACATGGTCTCTGATCCGTTTGGGTTTGCCCAGGGTATGTTTAACGCAGTCATCCATCTGGACGAGACAATTAAATATCTGTGGAATGATGTGAAGCAATCCTTTGAGGAAGAATTCATCCATGGAGACCAGAGAAGCAGAGTGAGGTTTATTTCCTATTCTGGAGTCTATATTGCTGCCTCTATTTATGGAGTGAAAGGTACAGAGAAAGTCGGTACAGTAAGCAAGGCAGGAAGGATCAGTAATGCTAGTAAAAAAGGGACCAAGCAAAACATTCCCTACAATGTCATGAACACGACTGCAATAAAGGCTGCTGCCCACGACGGAATTAAAAACTTCTTTGATTTATCGAAGGACGCCAATCGTCAACTGCATTCTTCGGAAATCGGTAAAAAGGCAAAGGAAGTAAACACGTACTCAGGAAAAATTAATGATACGATTGGAAAGTCAAAAAATGTCTTGAATTCGGAAAAGTTTAGCACCAAAATGGAGAAAACGTATCAAAAAGTGGTATCAGGACCAGTTTCAAAAGCTGTTAATTTAGAGGCTTATTCTACGTTTGAGAAGCTAGTGATGAATGAGAATGGGAGCGTAAGGTTTACTGGGATTTCTGGGGATAGTAAGATAGGCACTAAGGGTACAGTTAAAGATAGTATTATAAAAGAAATTAAAGAAATTGATTTCGGAAAACATATAATAAAAGGTAAAAACGGAAAAAAACAGTTACTTCCAAATGCAAAGTATGTAACAAAAGATGATTATAAATATACTACCGATGAACTTGGGCGTATAGTCAATGTTGAGGCTCCTGAACTTATATTAAAAAAGGCTGATAGAAATAAATATGCACAAGCGAATGTAGGAGATAAAGATAGATTATCAGATGATGATGGTGGTCATTTAATAGGAGCTCAATTTAATGGCCCTGCTGATATAGATAATCTAGTACCACAAAATAGTCAGATTAATAGGAGAGGTGGAGTTTGGTATAATATGGAGACAGAATGGGCAAATGCATTAAAAGAGGTGCCTCCTAAGAAAGTCTCCGTTAATATTAAACCAATTTATTCAAGTAACTCAATGCGACCAGATTCATTTACTATAAAATATCAAATTGAAGGACAACGAAAAGTAAGGTTAGTGATACAAAATAAATCAGGAGGTTGA